A single genomic interval of Aureliella helgolandensis harbors:
- the dndC gene encoding DNA phosphorothioation system sulfurtransferase DndC, translating to MDVEVPSVASEATVFENKPISEFYSEVQAVYLEDTKPWVLGYSGGKDSTATLQVVWTAVSMLPPEKRHKHVFVISSDTYVETPVIVNHIDSNLDAINRAAKEQGLPFSADKVVPKLTDTFWVCLLGKGYPAPTTRFRWCTERMKISPADVFILDRVAESGEVVMVLGARKGESASRDQVLKNREIKGSLLRKHSSLLNAYVYAPIEDFTTNDVWQYILSADSPWGGDNSELVGMYKSAAGGECPLVVDKSTPSCGNSRFGCWVCPVVDKDHSMESMVDNGEDWMEPLLEIQRELASHKDPEIKKKIREIKRRDGRVWRAKSKEDRKRGSRNWSKEEGEYIPGPYKIAYRKDLLQKILIAQKSIRENGPDSKACLIREDELKAIRDIWRTESQEWEDSIPKIYNDIFGDREILWENEDVTSLRMNDGQLLKSICDGHDVPMHLVVKLVSLERNMQGMTKRAGIFNKIDKIFAEDWKEEREIQEILEMEAAEQSEN from the coding sequence ATGGATGTTGAGGTACCGAGTGTGGCGAGCGAAGCCACGGTGTTTGAGAATAAACCTATTAGCGAATTCTATTCGGAGGTTCAGGCCGTCTACTTGGAAGACACAAAACCATGGGTGCTCGGCTATAGCGGTGGGAAGGATTCAACTGCGACGTTGCAGGTGGTCTGGACTGCGGTGTCCATGCTTCCGCCCGAGAAACGTCACAAGCATGTGTTCGTGATTTCGTCGGATACCTACGTTGAAACCCCCGTAATTGTCAATCACATCGATAGCAATCTTGATGCCATCAACCGAGCTGCGAAAGAGCAAGGGCTTCCATTTAGCGCCGACAAGGTTGTTCCGAAACTGACGGATACCTTTTGGGTTTGCCTCCTCGGTAAAGGGTATCCGGCTCCTACGACGCGATTTCGCTGGTGCACGGAACGAATGAAGATTAGCCCTGCCGATGTGTTTATTCTTGATCGTGTCGCGGAAAGCGGCGAGGTCGTGATGGTCTTGGGCGCAAGAAAAGGAGAGAGTGCTTCACGCGACCAGGTACTGAAGAATCGTGAGATTAAGGGGTCACTGCTTCGCAAACATTCGTCACTTCTGAACGCATATGTTTACGCCCCCATCGAAGACTTCACGACCAACGATGTATGGCAATATATCTTGTCGGCCGATTCTCCCTGGGGCGGCGACAATTCCGAATTAGTCGGCATGTACAAGAGCGCCGCTGGAGGTGAGTGCCCGCTCGTTGTTGACAAGAGTACGCCATCGTGCGGAAACAGCCGCTTTGGTTGCTGGGTTTGTCCGGTCGTTGATAAAGACCATTCGATGGAATCGATGGTTGACAATGGCGAAGACTGGATGGAACCGCTTTTGGAAATTCAGCGAGAACTCGCCTCGCACAAAGACCCAGAAATCAAGAAGAAGATCCGCGAAATAAAACGCCGCGATGGTAGAGTCTGGCGAGCGAAGAGTAAAGAAGATCGCAAACGCGGCTCACGCAACTGGTCTAAGGAAGAGGGCGAGTACATTCCTGGACCCTACAAAATTGCCTACCGCAAAGATCTACTTCAGAAGATCCTGATCGCCCAAAAATCGATTCGCGAGAATGGCCCGGATTCCAAGGCGTGCTTAATCCGTGAGGACGAGCTCAAGGCGATTCGTGACATATGGCGAACTGAATCACAGGAATGGGAAGACTCAATTCCCAAGATCTACAACGATATCTTCGGAGACCGAGAAATCCTTTGGGAAAACGAAGACGTCACTTCGCTGCGCATGAATGATGGGCAGTTGTTGAAAAGTATATGTGACGGCCACGATGTTCCCATGCACCTGGTTGTGAAGCTTGTTTCGCTTGAGCGGAATATGCAAGGAATGACCAAACGCGCTGGTATCTTCAACAAAATTGACAAGATCTTTGCTGAGGACTGGAAAGAGGAGCGAGAAATCCAAGAGATCCTCGAAATGGAGGCAGCAGAACAAAGTGAAAATTAA
- the dndB gene encoding DNA sulfur modification protein DndB, protein MSLDDNVLTFTAIQGIQAGRQYYSVMCPLKVVPRIFVFDEEEVPPELRAQRTLNKSRIPEIARYIVDNPKDYIFSSITASVDGKFEFVPYGQDGTSRNLGTLKIPMTARFLINDGQHRRAAIELALKERPELGDETLSVVFLHDAGLKRSQQMFADLNRHAIRPTKSLGILYDRREPMAELCRQVVDDVTVFRDLTEVEKTTISNRSNKLHTLSAIYQATQTLLGKTKRSKVNAEEVKLAVEFWEEVGKNVPDWQLAVKKSVGCAELRRDYIHAHGIAIQALGGAGAALLAEEPKQWKKRLTALRKINWSRSNPEWEGRALVNGRVSKALVNVTRTTNFVKQTLGVAATSKERQAENQVKSKKRA, encoded by the coding sequence ATGTCGCTAGATGACAACGTTCTGACATTTACCGCGATTCAAGGGATTCAAGCGGGCAGGCAGTATTACAGCGTTATGTGCCCGCTCAAAGTTGTGCCGCGAATATTCGTTTTCGATGAGGAGGAAGTGCCTCCAGAATTACGTGCTCAGCGGACTCTCAATAAGAGCAGAATACCAGAAATAGCTCGGTATATTGTCGACAATCCGAAGGACTATATCTTCTCATCGATTACCGCGTCCGTTGACGGAAAGTTCGAGTTCGTACCATATGGCCAAGATGGCACCAGCCGAAATCTCGGTACACTGAAAATACCAATGACCGCTAGGTTCTTGATCAACGATGGCCAGCATCGAAGGGCGGCGATAGAATTGGCCCTCAAAGAGCGTCCTGAACTTGGCGACGAGACTCTTTCAGTCGTGTTTCTTCACGATGCGGGGCTGAAACGTAGTCAGCAGATGTTCGCCGATCTCAATCGTCATGCCATCCGACCAACCAAGTCGCTAGGGATTCTATACGATCGCCGCGAGCCAATGGCTGAACTTTGTCGGCAAGTAGTGGACGATGTAACGGTGTTCCGAGACTTGACAGAGGTCGAGAAAACTACCATTTCGAATCGCTCGAACAAGCTGCACACTCTGTCGGCAATTTACCAAGCGACACAAACGCTATTGGGTAAAACCAAGAGATCGAAAGTCAATGCAGAGGAAGTAAAACTTGCAGTCGAATTCTGGGAAGAAGTCGGGAAGAACGTTCCTGATTGGCAATTAGCGGTCAAGAAGTCTGTCGGCTGCGCTGAACTCCGGCGCGACTACATTCACGCTCACGGGATTGCGATTCAGGCACTGGGCGGCGCCGGAGCCGCACTACTAGCAGAAGAGCCAAAACAATGGAAAAAGCGACTGACGGCACTTCGCAAAATCAATTGGTCACGAAGTAATCCAGAGTGGGAAGGTCGAGCTCTGGTCAATGGGAGAGTTAGCAAGGCTCTGGTGAACGTGACTCGAACTACCAACTTCGTAAAGCAAACGCTTGGTGTCGCTGCTACGAGTAAAGAGCGACAAGCAGAGAACCAGGTCAAATCGAAAAAACGCGCGTAG
- a CDS encoding metallophosphoesterase translates to MLKPLRRATPFVCFVAIVFASRFTTLAEDHQTAEQNFSVVLLPDTQNYSEKYPDTYVAQALWIRQQVQQDNIKFVIHLGDIVQTPTQTVEWENADRAMRLLDGVVPYSVAPGNHDMLLKSRDSRLFNQYYSPARFENKQWYGGHMGETNDNNYCFFEASGMQFMILNLEFAPRDETLEWAAGVTEQYPNHRVIVATHCYMRPDQRDTGCATAYSIAGNSGEQIWQKFVRKQPNIFLVVSGHVLGVGLQTSVNDAGGKVLEMLTDYQGLPNGGDGWLRSLEFVPAENKIHVRTYSPLLNKRNDDESETFSLDYEMLSGQRKAG, encoded by the coding sequence ATGCTAAAACCCCTTCGACGAGCGACACCCTTCGTCTGCTTCGTAGCAATTGTATTCGCAAGTCGGTTCACCACGCTCGCTGAGGACCATCAAACTGCCGAGCAGAATTTTTCGGTCGTGTTGCTTCCTGACACTCAAAACTATTCAGAGAAGTATCCCGACACGTACGTCGCCCAGGCACTGTGGATTCGGCAACAGGTCCAACAGGACAATATCAAATTCGTCATCCACCTGGGTGACATTGTGCAAACGCCTACGCAAACCGTGGAATGGGAAAACGCAGATCGAGCCATGCGGCTCCTCGATGGAGTCGTGCCCTACAGTGTAGCACCCGGCAATCATGACATGCTGTTGAAGAGTCGCGACTCAAGGTTATTCAACCAGTACTACTCGCCCGCGCGCTTCGAAAATAAACAGTGGTACGGTGGGCACATGGGCGAAACCAACGACAACAACTATTGCTTTTTTGAGGCGAGTGGCATGCAGTTCATGATACTGAATCTAGAATTTGCGCCTCGCGATGAAACACTGGAATGGGCGGCGGGAGTCACCGAGCAATACCCCAACCATCGTGTAATTGTAGCAACGCATTGCTACATGCGTCCCGATCAGCGAGACACCGGATGCGCCACGGCTTACAGCATCGCCGGCAACAGTGGCGAGCAGATTTGGCAGAAATTCGTTCGCAAGCAACCGAATATTTTTCTCGTTGTCAGTGGCCATGTGCTGGGCGTGGGGCTGCAGACCAGCGTCAACGATGCTGGCGGAAAGGTCTTGGAAATGCTTACCGATTACCAAGGCCTGCCTAACGGCGGCGACGGTTGGCTTCGCTCCCTGGAGTTTGTGCCCGCCGAGAACAAGATCCACGTCCGCACCTATTCGCCTCTGTTGAATAAGCGAAACGATGACGAGAGTGAAACGTTTTCGCTCGACTACGAAATGCTTTCTGGTCAACGCAAAGCCGGATGA
- a CDS encoding HTH domain-containing protein, whose protein sequence is MKKAIHEIAADILSEHKKPMTADEIYGVIVAGGLYEFKAQNPKNVLRNQLRRHSTNVSGAHQASKAIFMMASNGQFTLA, encoded by the coding sequence ATGAAGAAAGCCATCCACGAAATCGCCGCAGACATTCTGTCTGAGCACAAGAAGCCAATGACTGCTGACGAAATTTATGGCGTAATCGTGGCTGGCGGCCTCTATGAATTCAAGGCTCAGAATCCGAAGAACGTTTTGCGAAACCAACTTCGCCGCCATTCCACAAACGTGTCCGGTGCTCATCAGGCTTCCAAAGCCATCTTCATGATGGCCTCCAATGGGCAGTTCACGCTCGCCTAA
- a CDS encoding exo-alpha-sialidase, with protein sequence MILLNRSLFLAAILLASALPSATADEPDYSVPHAETNPGSPLMLNLVTTGTDPNKIDFHKLARVPSQHSILSDVRDQGGNWVHQHAYLAHHDGRYWAIWSDGPGVPLSGVTFDAHRNRVPGHDRPGTRNSYATSIDGVSWSKPADLTGPPRTEGFGWIARGLWVREGELLALAAHFNAPGYSGAGLSLEAFRWDKSAKQWLAHGTVLDDSMNNFPPKQLPSGQWMMTRRDHHRQVSVMVGGVEGFDQWTIHSLASYDGKGRPEEPYWYTLPDGKNIVGLIRDNGNSKRILRTFSSDNGKSWSPIVRTNFPDAMSKFFALRTSRGYHVLVSNANPTTRDPLTLAISVDGLVYTHLFYLVGDRHVDYPHVIEHDGHLLVAFSGAKQTMEVLKISLDDIDRLIAD encoded by the coding sequence ATGATTCTGCTTAACCGTTCACTCTTCCTCGCCGCGATCCTGCTCGCTAGCGCCCTGCCCTCGGCCACTGCGGACGAACCGGATTACTCCGTTCCGCACGCGGAAACCAATCCGGGCAGCCCCCTGATGCTCAACCTCGTGACCACTGGGACGGACCCGAACAAGATCGACTTCCACAAGCTCGCCCGCGTCCCTTCCCAGCACTCCATTCTCAGCGATGTCCGCGACCAAGGTGGGAATTGGGTACATCAGCACGCCTACCTTGCGCACCACGACGGCCGCTACTGGGCGATATGGAGCGACGGTCCTGGCGTTCCGCTCTCCGGTGTTACTTTCGACGCGCATCGCAATCGGGTCCCTGGTCACGATCGCCCCGGTACCCGGAACTCGTATGCGACTAGCATCGATGGCGTCAGTTGGAGCAAGCCCGCCGACCTCACTGGTCCGCCTCGCACCGAGGGGTTCGGCTGGATCGCCCGCGGCCTGTGGGTTCGCGAGGGTGAACTCCTGGCACTGGCGGCCCATTTCAACGCACCTGGCTACTCGGGCGCAGGCCTCAGCTTGGAGGCGTTCCGTTGGGACAAGTCCGCCAAGCAGTGGCTGGCCCACGGGACCGTCCTGGACGATTCCATGAACAATTTTCCTCCCAAGCAGCTCCCTAGCGGCCAGTGGATGATGACCCGCCGCGATCACCATCGCCAGGTCTCCGTCATGGTCGGCGGTGTCGAGGGATTTGATCAGTGGACGATTCACTCCCTGGCTAGTTACGATGGGAAGGGCCGCCCCGAGGAGCCCTACTGGTACACGCTTCCGGATGGGAAGAACATCGTCGGTTTGATTCGCGATAATGGTAATTCCAAGCGAATACTGCGCACCTTCTCTAGCGACAATGGCAAGAGTTGGAGTCCGATTGTGCGCACCAATTTCCCTGACGCCATGAGCAAGTTCTTCGCCCTGCGGACCTCACGGGGATACCACGTCCTTGTATCCAACGCGAACCCGACAACTCGCGATCCCCTAACCCTCGCGATCAGCGTCGACGGACTGGTCTACACGCACCTCTTCTACCTCGTCGGCGATCGCCACGTCGACTACCCTCATGTGATCGAGCACGACGGCCACCTGCTCGTCGCCTTCTCCGGCGCCAAGCAAACCATGGAAGTCCTCAAAATTTCCCTAGATGACATTGACCGCCTCATCGCCGACTGA
- a CDS encoding cysteine desulfurase family protein — translation MPTQPIYLDNNASTRLDPAVLEAMLPFLTEQYGNSSSTSHVFGQIAEKAVSDARENVARLLNCRTQEIVFTSGATESNNLAILGAMRASPVGRKLIIAAAEHKAVIDPAERLSAEGYNVCVLPVDKHGCVSAEQVATELDETTILVSIMHGNNEVGSINPISEIAALCRVHNVLFHTDATQTVGKIPLDLSRLEVDMLSLSAHKMYGPKGIGALFIRKRFPKTSLEPLVFGGGHERKIRSGTLPVHQIVGLGAACSICSSNIVSEAKQISALRELLKQKIAERVPNIQFNGHSDNRLPGSLHVSIPGANAEAVMMKLRNQLAMSSGSACTMSSPEPSHVLKAIGLEASCLTTSLRFGIGRFNTESEVCTAADILSPAVEACRQLSGYLEKLKNPVQ, via the coding sequence ATGCCGACACAGCCAATTTATCTCGACAATAACGCATCAACGCGTTTGGACCCGGCTGTACTGGAGGCGATGCTTCCTTTCTTGACTGAACAATACGGCAACTCTTCGAGTACCTCTCATGTCTTCGGGCAAATTGCTGAAAAGGCTGTCAGCGACGCCAGAGAGAATGTCGCCAGGCTTCTGAACTGCCGAACACAGGAAATTGTGTTCACAAGCGGCGCGACGGAATCAAATAACCTTGCAATTCTTGGTGCGATGCGTGCGTCACCGGTGGGTCGGAAACTGATTATTGCGGCTGCAGAGCATAAGGCCGTAATTGACCCGGCAGAGAGATTGTCTGCTGAAGGCTACAACGTCTGCGTATTGCCAGTCGACAAACATGGATGTGTTTCCGCAGAGCAAGTCGCTACTGAATTGGATGAAACGACGATTCTCGTGTCCATAATGCATGGCAACAATGAAGTCGGTTCGATTAACCCAATTAGTGAAATTGCAGCGTTGTGCAGGGTGCACAATGTTCTGTTCCACACCGATGCGACGCAGACCGTTGGCAAGATCCCGTTGGACCTTTCGCGACTCGAAGTAGACATGCTCAGCCTCTCGGCTCACAAGATGTACGGTCCAAAGGGAATCGGAGCGCTCTTCATTCGAAAACGTTTTCCTAAGACTAGTCTGGAGCCGCTCGTCTTTGGCGGTGGGCACGAACGGAAAATTCGCAGTGGAACACTCCCGGTTCATCAAATTGTCGGTTTGGGAGCGGCGTGTTCAATCTGTTCGAGCAATATAGTGTCCGAAGCTAAGCAGATTAGTGCATTGCGTGAACTTTTGAAGCAGAAGATTGCCGAAAGAGTGCCTAACATTCAATTCAACGGACACTCGGACAATCGGCTGCCAGGAAGCTTGCATGTCAGTATCCCAGGTGCAAACGCTGAAGCCGTAATGATGAAGCTCCGCAATCAGTTGGCGATGAGCTCCGGCTCTGCGTGCACTATGTCATCACCGGAACCAAGCCATGTGCTCAAGGCAATTGGCCTTGAAGCCTCGTGCTTAACAACGAGTTTGCGGTTCGGAATCGGTCGATTTAACACCGAATCGGAAGTTTGCACTGCTGCCGACATACTAAGTCCCGCAGTCGAAGCGTGCCGACAACTCTCAGGCTACTTAGAAAAACTGAAAAACCCAGTCCAATAG
- a CDS encoding transglutaminase family protein produces MLRFCWISMFMLGLVPAGLPVSWADDGRAPGMQDTSTQSLIEQVGPSVLTIKVSGRDGDQLQMGTGFVIDPEGLIATNFHVIGEGRSFTVETRSGRKLPVTGVESSDRPSDLALIRVDVAGDPLPALSLANGELPRQGMQVLAFGNPLGLQDSVVSGIVSAVREVEGREMIQLAIPVQPGNSGGPLVDSQGSVIGIINMKSAIDDNLGFAIPIGQLAMLRENPNPVTIDRWVRLGRIDEKRWTPIFGATWEQRGGLVSARGLGDGFGGRSLCLFREMPDASPKDIAVEVRLDDESGAAGLAFHSDGLHRHYGFYASNGRLRLTCFKGASVYSWQVLEEVGSEHYLPGQWNRLRVRLEPGQLKCFVNGHLVIESIDQQLTSGKFGLVKFRDTNPDFRGFQFGENLPALSLSDQAKELLNELVEQPDNLSAVGASQVSLLGQSGDAVSRELQHQAVQWEQRAERLRKLAADVQMAPTLERLAELMAAPSAADSQLLQGSLLIAKLDNPDIDVDAYVGRVDAMAAEIRESFPEDADAVERRDALHRYLFEENGFHGDRAEYDHPANSHLNSVIDDREGLPITLSILYMELGKRLGLSLEGVGLPGHFVVKHVIEDSAEQLVDVFERGRLLSREDAAAIVAAYVHRALTDEDLRGQTVDQILARVLNNLIGVAGRTQDGESIHRYCGALIAVRPTSIEARLLRSQVRAVTDRRGGAIEDLDWLIEQNPAGIDHEAVMRMRESLLP; encoded by the coding sequence ATGTTGCGATTTTGTTGGATCTCGATGTTCATGTTGGGCTTGGTCCCTGCAGGTCTGCCGGTGTCGTGGGCGGACGATGGGAGAGCCCCGGGGATGCAGGATACGTCCACGCAGTCGCTGATCGAGCAGGTGGGACCATCGGTGCTCACCATCAAAGTGAGTGGACGCGATGGCGACCAACTCCAGATGGGAACTGGATTCGTGATTGACCCCGAGGGTTTGATCGCGACGAACTTTCACGTGATCGGTGAGGGCCGATCCTTCACGGTGGAAACTCGCTCGGGGCGCAAATTGCCGGTGACCGGAGTGGAGTCCTCCGATCGGCCGAGCGACCTGGCACTGATACGAGTCGACGTCGCCGGGGACCCGCTACCCGCCCTGTCGCTGGCGAACGGCGAGCTTCCGCGGCAAGGGATGCAGGTACTGGCTTTCGGAAATCCGCTCGGACTGCAGGACAGTGTGGTGAGCGGAATTGTATCGGCGGTCCGCGAGGTGGAAGGACGCGAGATGATTCAGTTGGCGATACCCGTTCAGCCCGGCAATAGCGGCGGCCCACTCGTCGATTCTCAGGGCTCGGTGATTGGGATCATCAATATGAAATCGGCCATCGACGACAATCTCGGCTTTGCAATTCCCATCGGACAGCTCGCAATGCTGCGCGAGAATCCCAATCCGGTCACCATCGACCGCTGGGTGCGTTTGGGGAGAATTGACGAGAAGAGATGGACGCCGATCTTCGGCGCCACCTGGGAGCAGCGTGGAGGATTGGTTTCAGCTCGGGGCCTGGGCGACGGGTTCGGTGGACGCTCACTTTGCCTGTTCCGTGAGATGCCAGACGCGTCTCCGAAGGATATCGCAGTGGAGGTTCGGCTGGATGACGAATCGGGGGCGGCCGGGTTGGCCTTTCATTCCGACGGACTGCATCGGCACTACGGTTTCTACGCGAGCAATGGTCGCCTGCGTCTAACCTGTTTCAAAGGAGCATCGGTCTATTCCTGGCAAGTATTGGAGGAGGTCGGATCGGAGCACTACCTGCCTGGTCAGTGGAACCGCTTGCGCGTGCGGCTCGAACCGGGGCAATTGAAGTGTTTTGTGAATGGCCATCTGGTGATCGAATCGATCGACCAACAGCTGACATCAGGTAAGTTCGGTTTGGTGAAATTCCGTGACACCAATCCCGATTTCAGAGGTTTTCAATTTGGTGAGAATCTTCCGGCTCTGTCGCTCTCCGACCAGGCCAAAGAATTGCTCAACGAACTCGTTGAGCAACCGGACAATCTGTCTGCGGTCGGTGCGTCCCAAGTCTCGCTGCTTGGCCAGTCGGGCGACGCTGTGTCACGCGAACTTCAGCATCAGGCCGTGCAATGGGAACAGCGTGCCGAGCGATTGCGAAAGCTGGCCGCCGATGTGCAAATGGCACCAACGCTGGAGCGTTTGGCCGAATTGATGGCGGCTCCCTCCGCCGCCGACTCGCAACTCTTGCAGGGAAGTTTGCTGATCGCAAAACTTGACAATCCCGACATCGATGTCGACGCCTATGTGGGGCGAGTGGATGCGATGGCTGCGGAGATTCGTGAGAGCTTTCCCGAGGACGCCGATGCGGTTGAGCGTCGGGATGCTCTGCACCGGTATCTGTTTGAGGAGAACGGATTTCATGGCGATCGTGCCGAATATGACCATCCCGCCAACAGCCATTTGAACAGTGTGATCGACGACCGCGAGGGGCTGCCGATCACACTGTCGATTCTTTACATGGAGCTGGGAAAGCGTCTGGGCCTGTCCCTCGAGGGAGTCGGCCTGCCAGGACATTTCGTCGTCAAGCATGTGATCGAGGATAGCGCGGAACAGCTGGTCGATGTCTTTGAGCGGGGCAGGCTGCTGTCCCGCGAAGATGCGGCAGCCATTGTCGCGGCCTACGTGCACCGGGCGCTGACCGACGAGGATTTGCGTGGTCAGACGGTTGACCAGATTCTGGCCCGTGTACTCAATAATTTGATTGGGGTTGCAGGTCGAACGCAAGACGGCGAATCGATCCACCGCTACTGCGGCGCGCTGATCGCGGTGCGGCCCACATCGATTGAGGCGAGGCTACTGCGTTCGCAGGTCCGCGCGGTAACCGATCGACGTGGTGGGGCGATCGAGGATCTCGATTGGCTGATCGAACAGAATCCGGCAGGAATTGACCATGAGGCGGTGATGCGAATGCGTGAATCGCTGCTTCCATAG
- a CDS encoding DUF502 domain-containing protein — protein MKKHVIGQLSFLRATAIGGVFFLLPLVVLLFFLGQIGQLVFAVAVQVQPLLGDYLGINNAMGYALVFAIAVLLIVLACFVAGILASRSMARQFTGWVEKYLLMMFPRYAIFKEQLSGNIGGDIAKNRLKPVKVRLEGYSRLAFEVERFPKTALDASASVTLFLPGAPDPWSGTVIYTTGDRVEPVTAPFPDVLGAFEKLGTDTQKILQGISVHDS, from the coding sequence ATGAAGAAGCATGTGATCGGCCAACTTTCGTTCCTGCGCGCCACGGCTATCGGGGGCGTGTTTTTTCTGTTGCCCCTGGTGGTGCTGCTGTTCTTTCTGGGGCAGATCGGTCAGCTTGTCTTTGCCGTCGCAGTTCAGGTCCAGCCTTTGTTGGGGGACTACTTAGGCATCAACAACGCCATGGGGTACGCGCTTGTTTTCGCAATTGCGGTACTGCTAATCGTGCTGGCCTGTTTCGTGGCGGGAATCTTGGCCAGTCGCTCGATGGCCCGGCAATTCACCGGTTGGGTAGAAAAGTACCTGCTGATGATGTTCCCTCGCTACGCAATCTTCAAAGAACAGCTCAGCGGAAACATTGGCGGCGACATTGCGAAGAATCGACTCAAGCCGGTCAAAGTTCGCTTGGAGGGCTATTCGCGTCTGGCATTTGAGGTGGAACGGTTCCCTAAGACGGCCTTGGACGCCTCCGCTTCGGTAACTCTATTTCTGCCCGGCGCCCCCGACCCCTGGTCCGGCACGGTGATATACACCACCGGCGACCGAGTGGAACCCGTTACCGCCCCCTTTCCCGACGTGCTGGGCGCCTTTGAAAAGCTAGGCACGGACACCCAAAAGATCTTGCAAGGCATCTCCGTCCACGACTCGTGA